TGTGTGCAGCCGCTTCCTTCAAGGCTCTGGCACCAACCCCCATGAGATTGACAAGATCAGGCAAGCCCTCGCGAATGGCTCCAACTATTGTGGCCGCATCCTCAACTACAAGAAGGACGGCACGCCATTCTGGAACCTCTTAACCATTGCCCCTATCAAGGATGAGGACGGCAGGCTCCTCAAGTTCATCGGGTCAGCTATTTTCCCATCACATTAATTACATACATCACATAAACAGATTATTACATTTCAGCACCATATTTTTATTTGGCTGTTTGCATTGTTATTCCAGGATGCAAGTGGAAGTTAGTAAATACACTGAAGGGAAAAAGGATACTGTTGTTCGTCCAAATGGACTTTCAGAATCACTCATCAAATACGATGGTACTACTAAATGTTTATCTTTTGCTACAAAAGGGTTTTATCCATAAGATCTTGGAAATTTACAACTTTTGGTTTCAaactaaaaaagagaaaaaaatcaacaattaaTATTTACAGCTCGACAGAAGGATCACGCCCGTAGCTCAGTGTCTGAGCTCTTGTTGGCTCTCAAAAATCCACGCTCATTGTCAGAATCAAGCAATAACaccttaaaaagaaaatcacaagAATCCCTAAGCATGTCAATGAGCGAAGTTCCTAGTAAGAGAAGCTCTGAAAGTGGATCTCGCCGAAATTCTCGTAGCGGAACAAGGAGCTCGCTTCAGAAGATCAATGAAGTACCTGATCAAGTGAATAGAACTAGAAAATCTGGTCTGCGTGCATTTATGGGGTATGCATACAAGTCAAATTATATAACATGTTGTTTGCATTTATCTTGTTTGTCTTACTTAATTTGTACATGCAGTTTTCTTGGTATGGGCCATGGAAGTGTAGAGAAGAACATGCTGAAACCTAGAGATGAAGATCCACTGATCGATAGTGATGATGAAAGACCTGAGAGCTTTGAAGATGAGTTTAGGAGGAAAGAAATGAGGAGGGGTATAGACTTGGCTACTACACTTGAACGTATTGAGAAGAATTTTGTCATCACAGATCCAAGGTTGCCTGATAATCCCATTGTAAGATCCATATGGAATCTCTTTTACCTCTTACACCGCACCTGTTCTTTTTATTAATATGGATATTAAATTTTCATGAATGTATGTTTTGGTTCATATTTCAGATATTTGCATCCGATAGCTTTCTGCAATTGACAGAATACAACCGTGAAGAAATATTAGGGAGAAACTGCAGGTAATGATGATCCCATCTTGCCCCTTTTGCTGCACAATTTACTGGAaggtttttaaattttatagaaaatttcaggcttttgtaaaacttttgcacTTTAACGGTATAAGTTAGCTTTTCATGTAAAATACTAGTGAACAACTTGCCTGGTGCTTTCTTCTGCCCTTTGTGCAGGTTTCTTCAAGGCCCTGAAACTGATCGTGCAATAGTTAGGAAGATAAGAGATGCCATAGATAACCAGGCAGAGGTTACAGTTCAGCTCATAAATTATACAAAAAGTGGTAGGCTACTCATCACTTGTCTGCATGTTTTTGTTCTCAACTTATAAATATACTAGCTAGTTGATACCCCGCGCTTTGTTGCGGGATATGTGCATGAATACATGCTATACATTATAGAAATGGTAgacatatatgtttaaataaggtgaaaatgatgtggagataatgatttgacattgcttacatattgagttctaaaaatacaacaaaattgtaaatgatatggtatgtttgcatgatatttaaaatattctagataataattgctattGGGTGATGATGCGGCACACTtgtatgtgatttaaaatactctagatgaTAATTACTTGtgagtgatgatgtggcacacttgcaTGTTGTGTTTTAGGAGTTAGTGGACATCAATTTTATAATAAGATAGGATTTGTCTTTTCACAGTAAAGTTACCTTCCCTTCATTACTTGGACAGGGAAAAAGTTTTGGAACCTCTTTCACTTGCAACCAATGCGTGATCAAAAGGTACTATAGTGACAGACATGGGAAAAGTTTCTGCTGAGTTATTCAATATATTTGTCTACAATTCTTTTGCATGTAATTTGACATGAGTCCAATTTGCCTGTGGATCAGGGTGATGTTCAGTACTTTATTGGGGTTCAATTGGATGGAACTGAGCATGTTCAGGATGATGCTGCAAAAGAGGGAGTCGTGCTGGTTTGTATCTTGAACAATCATATTTGTGCAACTGACAAAAGCAATACAAATAGATATGGGCAGTCCCATTGTCATGTTTTGTAGTCTGATGCTTCTGGAGTTTTATTAAGAACGAAGGCTATGTTCATTTGCAAGAGTTGGAAACACAGCTattgcgcacggaaaacggagcggtccattagcatatgattaattaagtattagttaatttcttttcaaaaatagatcaatatgatttttttaaagcaactttcgtatagaaactttttacaaaaaacgcactgtttaacagtttgaataGCGTGCGCATGGAATACAagagagatgggttgggaacatatagaaaagaactcagcctaacTGGAATTGCAAAAATGCTCTATACCCGAAAGTCAAAACTAGTTCTACAGAACTTGTGATACATCTCACATATTATAAAATCTACGTGATTAGCATTCTCTTCTGGAAATAATTAGTAGTTTTCTCTTATCTTTTCCATTTTTTAACACGCTGTTTCATTTTTCCTCATAATTTACCCTTTTATGTCTCCATGAGTGAGtgaattttgattaaatttCTCACATTAGATTACTGTGTCAATGCTGCCAAATTGTTTGTGAATATTAGTGACTAATTGCACCAAAATTGGACAAGGCAAGCCTAGAAACACTGCATGAGTAAATGAGTTGTTGCATTGGTCCGGATAAACAAAAGTTGTTGCATTGGTCCGGATGAACTAAACAGTTCAATGTTTACTAAACTTTGCTATGGACCTTCAACTTTATGAAAGCATAAAAGCATAGTTTGTTGGAAAAATAAACTGGAATGTTTATGTGCCAGGTTAAGAAAACCGCAGATAATATCGATGAGGCTGCAAAGGAACTGCCGGATGCTAATTTGGTCAGATTAAAGCATTAAAGCATCACTCTTTGATTCATCATATATGTGCTTGCAGTTCTAACAGTAACCCATGCTCACATTCAGAGACCGGAAGATCTATGGGCTAACCACTCAAAAGTAGTCCTGCCAAATCCACATATGAAGGATACTGCATCATGGAGAGCCATCCAAAAGGTATGATTTGACTATAGTTCACTGAATTCGCTACGCAAACATCACTTTAAGGTTATTGCATATAGCGGCTTCATCTTTTCTCTTatgcttatcaaccaaaatttgaattttcaaccttaaattcgAAGccgattttgaggtttttttcatcgaagtttatttttcagcttttgcttttagatcgctaagaacacgtatataaaagcttcatttacaaattacttttcatttgcaaatatgtcatttGGCTTATTCCGTAGATAAGCCAAACAATGGGGTTGTAAGTGCCATTAGCTGGACAAACTTGGAAGAGTTATATATCATTATCTAGACAAACATGGGAGAGTGATTTACATGTCAACCTCTATGTTTTAAAAGTGTCATTTTAATCTCATCGCTATTCTGTTGTAGAATACAACAGCCTTTATAGAACACTGGTTATTTGCCTACTCTATTATATGCCATCACAGCCAGGAGATTTATACTGTTGTATAATACAATAGCCTTTACAGAATATTAATAGCTAATATCTCTTGTAGGTTCTCGAGAGTGGTGAAAGTATTGGTTTAAAACATTTTAGGCCAATAAAACCATTAGGATCTGGTGACACTGGAAGGTAAATCATTTCATGGTTTGGTTAAATTGGATAAACATTGAATTGTTGCCTTTTATTGCTAATACATTTGACTCATTTTACAATTGTTGTTTCAACAATGTGTATTATTATTGAAATTGCAGTGTACACTTGGTAGAGTTGTTGAATACAGGAGAATACTTTGCCATGAAAGCTATGGATAAAAGTATCATGCTTAACCGCAATAAGGTTTGATGCTTGTTTCACCTTTTAAAATGTATACATTTTTTGTGAATAAAAGACATTGTTTATACTATGTCTATTGCATTATGTCTCTGAGTACATTATAATGTCTCTAGGTTCACAGAGCTACTGCTGAACGCCAAATCCTTGATCTATTAGATCACCCATTCCTTCCAACATTATATGCATCATTTCAGGTTTGCTCTATCAATAATCTAGCTAAGATGTCCTATTTATGTATAATCATTTCCATTTCACTCTATAATGTGGAAGCTATCCCTATTATCTAGTCTTAATACCCCAACATAGCTATAGAAATCTTTTTGCAGTACATCAGTTTTATGTGGTATTTTCTGATGAATTTTCCTTTTCAATATATGGCAGACAAAAACGCATATATGCCTCATTACTGACTACTGCCCGGGTGGTGAGCTCTTTGTGCTTCTAGATAATCAACCTCTGAAGGTTCTACATGAAGATGCAGTCAGGTCATCATTTAAACTATTGTTTTCGCTTAGTTCTGATGGGATGATGTGTGTGGCTTTGTTTTGAACACACGTTAGCAGCATATGTGCTAATCATTGCGGCAAAGACATGCTACTTTGATCTGTTGTGATTTTGTTTGATTCAATTATTGTATGAGAAGACAATAAGCATTTGTATAATACTATTTCATTGTTCACAGGTTCTATGCTGCCGAAGTGGTTGTTGCACTAGAATACCTACATTGCCAAGGTACATATACATCATTGTTGATAACTTGCGTGCATTAAAAATTCTCTTATTTCAATGATCATCAATATATCTAAGGATGCCTATCAACTTTACATAAAAAGAACATGGCCTTGATACTCATAATTTATCCACTTTGACAGCATGCCATACATAAATATTGAACCATAATAGCACTTCTTCAATACAGTTGAATCCTCACAAGAT
The nucleotide sequence above comes from Oryza glaberrima chromosome 11, OglaRS2, whole genome shotgun sequence. Encoded proteins:
- the LOC127754411 gene encoding phototropin-1B-like isoform X3, with the translated sequence MASKGTGGGHGGVERKEQQQQRGYQLPRDSRGSLEVFNPSSASSFRTAAAAAKSASPFLAIPDREEDNVVAQQRAAEWGLVLQTDHHTGLPQGVSTRPSSGSARTSSEDTSQQQQSTAAIPRVSEELRAALSAFQQTFVVSDATRPNHPIMYASAGFFNMTGYTSKEVVGRNCRFLQGSGTNPHEIDKIRQALANGSNYCGRILNYKKDGTPFWNLLTIAPIKDEDGRLLKFIGMQVEVSKYTEGKKDTVVRPNGLSESLIKYDARQKDHARSSVSELLLALKNPRSLSESSNNTLKRKSQESLSMSMSEVPSKRSSESGSRRNSRSGTRSSLQKINEVPDQVNRTRKSGLRAFMGFLGMGHGSVEKNMLKPRDEDPLIDSDDERPESFEDEFRRKEMRRGIDLATTLERIEKNFVITDPRLPDNPIIFASDSFLQLTEYNREEILGRNCRFLQGPETDRAIVRKIRDAIDNQAEVTVQLINYTKSGKKFWNLFHLQPMRDQKGDVQYFIGVQLDGTEHVQDDAAKEGVVLVKKTADNIDEAAKELPDANLRPEDLWANHSKVVLPNPHMKDTASWRAIQKVLESGESIGLKHFRPIKPLGSGDTGSVHLVELLNTGEYFAMKAMDKSIMLNRNKVHRATAERQILDLLDHPFLPTLYASFQTKTHICLITDYCPGGELFVLLDNQPLKVLHEDAVRFYAAEVVVALEYLHCQGIIYRDLKPENILLHRDGHISLTDFDLSCLTSCRPQVFLPEDADEKKGRKNRSYPIFFAEPMRASNSFVGTEEYIAPEIITGAGHTSAVDWWALGILLYEMLYGYTPFRGKTRQRTFANILHKDIRFPASILVSLAARQLMYRLLHRDPANRLGSYEGANEIKGHPFFRGINWPLIRATAPPKLEIPLFSKDDMEKKGLVTDNRMDMF
- the LOC127754411 gene encoding phototropin-1B-like isoform X1, whose translation is MASKGTGGGHGGVERKEQQQQRGYQLPRDSRGSLEVFNPSSASSFRTAAAAAKSASPFLAIPDREEDNVVAQQRAAEWGLVLQTDHHTGLPQGVSTRPSSGSARTSSEDTSQQQQSTAAIPRVSEELRAALSAFQQTFVVSDATRPNHPIMYASAGFFNMTGYTSKEVVGRNCRFLQGSGTNPHEIDKIRQALANGSNYCGRILNYKKDGTPFWNLLTIAPIKDEDGRLLKFIGMQVEVSKYTEGKKDTVVRPNGLSESLIKYDARQKDHARSSVSELLLALKNPRSLSESSNNTLKRKSQESLSMSMSEVPSKRSSESGSRRNSRSGTRSSLQKINEVPDQVNRTRKSGLRAFMGYAYKSNYITCCLHLSCLSYLICTCSFLGMGHGSVEKNMLKPRDEDPLIDSDDERPESFEDEFRRKEMRRGIDLATTLERIEKNFVITDPRLPDNPIIFASDSFLQLTEYNREEILGRNCRFLQGPETDRAIVRKIRDAIDNQAEVTVQLINYTKSGKKFWNLFHLQPMRDQKGDVQYFIGVQLDGTEHVQDDAAKEGVVLVKKTADNIDEAAKELPDANLRPEDLWANHSKVVLPNPHMKDTASWRAIQKVLESGESIGLKHFRPIKPLGSGDTGSVHLVELLNTGEYFAMKAMDKSIMLNRNKVHRATAERQILDLLDHPFLPTLYASFQTKTHICLITDYCPGGELFVLLDNQPLKVLHEDAVRFYAAEVVVALEYLHCQGIIYRDLKPENILLHRDGHISLTDFDLSCLTSCRPQVFLPEDADEKKGRKNRSYPIFFAEPMRASNSFVGTEEYIAPEIITGAGHTSAVDWWALGILLYEMLYGYTPFRGKTRQRTFANILHKDIRFPASILVSLAARQLMYRLLHRDPANRLGSYEGANEIKGHPFFRGINWPLIRATAPPKLEIPLFSKDDMEKKGLVTDNRMDMF
- the LOC127754411 gene encoding phototropin-1B-like isoform X2, producing MASKGTGGGHGGVERKEQQQQRGYQLPRDSRGSLEVFNPSSASSFRTAAAAAKSASPFLAIPDREEDNVVAQQRAAEWGLVLQTDHHTGLPQGVSTRPSSGSARTSSEDTSQQQQSTAAIPRVSEELRAALSAFQQTFVVSDATRPNHPIMYASAGFFNMTGYTSKEVVGRNCRFLQGSGTNPHEIDKIRQALANGSNYCGRILNYKKDGTPFWNLLTIAPIKDEDGRLLKFIGMQVEVSKYTEGKKDTVVRPNGLSESLIKYDARQKDHARSSVSELLLALKNPRSLSESSNNTLKRKSQESLSMSMSEVPSKRSSESGSRRNSRSGTRSSLQKINEVPDQVNRTRKSGLRAFMGYAYKSNYITCCLHLSCLSYLICTCSFLGMGHGSVEKNMLKPRDEDPLIDSDDERPESFEDEFRRKEMRRGIDLATTLERIEKNFVITDPRLPDNPIIFASDSFLQLTEYNREEILGRNCRFLQGPETDRAIVRKIRDAIDNQAEVTVQLINYTKSGKKFWNLFHLQPMRDQKGDVQYFIGVQLDGTEHVQDDAAKEGVVLVKKTADNIDEAAKELPDANLRPEDLWANHSKVVLPNPHMKDTASWRAIQKVLESGESIGLKHFRPIKPLGSGDTGSVHLVELLNTGEYFAMKAMDKSIMLNRNKVHRATAERQILDLLDHPFLPTLYASFQTKTHICLITDYCPGGELFVLLDNQPLKVLHEDAVRFYAAEVVVALEYLHCQGIIYRDLKPENILLHRDGHISLTDFDLSCLTSCRPQVFLPEDADEKKGRKNRSYPIFFAEPMRASNSFVGTEEYIAPEIITGAGHTSAVDWWALGILLYEMLYGYTPFRGKTRQRTFANILHKDIRFPASILVSLAARQLMYRLLHRDPANRLGSYEGANEIKGHPFFRGINWPLIRATVTRLQSWRSHYFPRMTWRRRD